Proteins from a single region of Streptomyces spinoverrucosus:
- a CDS encoding DUF3574 domain-containing protein — MTLQLTRTRVALATAAALLAVGAPTAYATLGEEAPVAAPTPVRGEAYAETRLLFGTARPDGGPAVTDRQFMAFVDKEVTPDFPDGLTVQSGRGQWRDASGTIEKERSYELILLYPVGEAAVSDRKIEEIRRDYEKAFGQESVGRVDDRVRVDF; from the coding sequence ATGACTCTTCAACTCACCCGCACCCGTGTCGCCTTGGCGACCGCCGCCGCGCTGCTCGCCGTCGGAGCGCCCACCGCGTACGCCACCCTGGGCGAGGAGGCCCCCGTCGCCGCTCCCACGCCGGTGCGCGGCGAGGCGTACGCCGAGACCCGGCTCCTCTTCGGCACCGCGCGGCCCGACGGCGGACCGGCCGTCACGGACCGGCAGTTCATGGCCTTCGTCGACAAGGAGGTGACCCCGGACTTCCCGGACGGGCTGACCGTGCAGAGCGGGCGCGGGCAGTGGCGGGACGCGAGCGGCACGATCGAGAAGGAGCGGTCGTACGAGCTGATCCTGCTCTATCCGGTGGGCGAGGCGGCGGTCAGTGACCGGAAGATCGAGGAGATCCGCCGGGACTACGAGAAGGCCTTCGGGCAGGAGTCGGTCGGGCGCGTGGACGATCGGGTGCGCGTCGACTTCTGA
- a CDS encoding Zn-dependent alcohol dehydrogenase, whose product MAVRAAVLPAVGAPLEVTEIDLPEPGPGRIRVRLAAAGVCHSDLSLSNGTMRVPVPAVLGHEGAGTVVAVGEGVTHLAPGDGVVLNWAPSCGDCPACARGEVWLCANALNGSADVHAHRTSDGAELHPGLNVAAFAEETVVPTSCALPAPQGVPLTDAALLGCAVLTGYGAVHHSAKVQPGETVAVFGVGGVGLAAIQSARIAGASRIVAVDISPEKEELARAAGATDYVVASDTTAREIRALTGKQGVDVAVECVGRAVTIRTAWESTRRGGRTTVVGIGGKDQQVSFNALEIFHWGRTLSGCVYGNSNPEQDLPVLADHIRAGRLDLSTLVTERIALDGIPAAFENMLAGKGGRALVVF is encoded by the coding sequence ATGGCTGTGCGTGCCGCCGTCCTTCCGGCTGTCGGTGCCCCACTGGAGGTCACGGAGATCGACCTGCCCGAGCCCGGCCCCGGCCGGATCCGGGTCCGCCTCGCCGCGGCCGGGGTGTGCCACTCCGACCTCTCCCTGTCCAACGGCACCATGCGCGTCCCGGTCCCGGCCGTCCTCGGCCACGAGGGCGCGGGCACGGTCGTCGCCGTCGGCGAGGGGGTCACGCACCTCGCGCCGGGCGACGGCGTGGTCCTCAACTGGGCCCCGTCGTGCGGCGACTGCCCGGCCTGCGCGCGCGGTGAGGTCTGGCTGTGCGCCAACGCCCTGAACGGCTCCGCCGACGTCCACGCCCACCGCACGTCCGACGGCGCCGAGCTGCACCCCGGCCTGAACGTGGCGGCGTTCGCGGAGGAGACGGTGGTGCCGACGTCCTGCGCCCTGCCCGCGCCGCAGGGCGTCCCCCTGACCGACGCCGCGCTCCTGGGCTGCGCGGTCCTCACGGGCTACGGCGCCGTGCACCACTCGGCGAAAGTCCAGCCGGGCGAGACGGTCGCGGTGTTCGGCGTCGGCGGCGTGGGCCTGGCGGCGATCCAGTCGGCGCGTATCGCGGGCGCCTCCCGGATCGTCGCGGTGGACATCTCCCCGGAGAAGGAGGAGCTGGCCCGCGCGGCCGGCGCCACCGACTACGTCGTCGCCTCCGACACCACCGCCCGCGAGATCCGCGCCCTGACCGGCAAGCAGGGCGTCGACGTGGCGGTGGAGTGCGTGGGCCGGGCGGTCACCATCCGCACGGCCTGGGAGTCGACCCGCCGCGGCGGCCGGACGACGGTGGTCGGCATCGGCGGCAAGGACCAGCAGGTCTCCTTCAACGCCCTGGAGATCTTCCACTGGGGCCGCACCCTCTCGGGCTGCGTCTACGGCAACTCCAACCCCGAGCAGGACCTGCCGGTCCTCGCCGACCACATCCGCGCGGGCCGCCTCGACCTGTCCACGCTGGTGACGGAACGGATCGCCCTGGACGGCATCCCGGCGGCGTTCGAGAACATGCTGGCGGGCAAGGGCGGACGGGCGCTGGTGGTGTTCTGA
- a CDS encoding MFS transporter, which translates to MDTSPSTEPAAPTTAGPADNRRRVATAAALASAVEWYDYFVFGIAAALILGDLYFPAGSPTAGVLAAFATFAVGFLARPLGGIVAGHLGDKRGRKPMLVLALTLMGVATTGIGLLPTYETIGVAAPILLVVLRVAQGVAVGAQWGGAMLLATEYAPEGKRGVYGSVVQLGVPIGVVTANTVFLLAGALTSESAFEAWGWRVPFLVGVLVLGLAWYIHTRVEETPEFREAERALAEQEQSEQSSPLRTILRHHLGTVLLAGGSFAVNTATFYIIITGVLDYTTRELGMERGAVLAVSLCVSLTQIVLIPASAALSDRVGRIRVYALGAVGIALWAVPLFLLIDTGSLLWLAVGTFVASCFLSIMYGPQAALFAELFTPEMRYTGASLGYQIAAVGGGGLAPFVMVLLLEATGTSMAVSGYIIGLAVIALLSIKVLADRARSR; encoded by the coding sequence ATGGACACGTCCCCCTCCACCGAGCCCGCCGCTCCCACCACCGCCGGCCCCGCGGACAACCGCCGCAGAGTGGCCACCGCCGCCGCCCTCGCCTCCGCCGTCGAGTGGTACGACTACTTCGTCTTCGGCATCGCCGCCGCCCTGATCCTCGGCGACCTCTACTTCCCCGCTGGCAGCCCCACCGCCGGCGTACTCGCCGCCTTCGCCACCTTCGCCGTCGGCTTCCTCGCCCGCCCCCTCGGCGGCATCGTCGCCGGTCACCTCGGCGACAAGCGGGGCCGCAAGCCGATGCTGGTCCTCGCGCTCACGCTCATGGGCGTCGCCACCACCGGCATCGGTCTGCTGCCGACGTACGAGACGATCGGCGTCGCCGCCCCGATCCTGCTCGTCGTCCTCCGTGTCGCGCAGGGCGTCGCCGTCGGCGCCCAGTGGGGCGGCGCGATGCTGCTGGCCACCGAGTACGCGCCCGAGGGCAAGCGCGGCGTCTACGGCAGCGTCGTCCAACTCGGCGTCCCCATCGGCGTGGTGACCGCCAACACGGTCTTCCTGCTGGCCGGTGCCCTCACCTCGGAGTCGGCGTTCGAGGCCTGGGGCTGGCGGGTGCCCTTCCTGGTCGGCGTCCTCGTGCTCGGCCTCGCCTGGTACATCCACACCCGCGTCGAGGAGACCCCCGAATTCCGCGAGGCGGAGCGGGCGCTGGCCGAGCAGGAGCAGTCGGAGCAGAGCAGCCCGCTGCGCACGATCCTGCGCCACCACCTCGGCACGGTCCTGCTCGCCGGCGGCTCCTTCGCCGTGAACACCGCGACGTTCTACATCATCATCACCGGCGTCCTCGACTACACCACCCGCGAACTCGGCATGGAGCGCGGCGCGGTCCTCGCCGTCTCCCTCTGCGTCAGTCTCACCCAGATCGTCCTGATCCCCGCCTCGGCCGCGCTCTCCGACCGCGTCGGCCGGATCAGGGTCTACGCCCTCGGCGCGGTCGGCATCGCGCTGTGGGCCGTACCGCTGTTCCTGCTGATAGACACCGGTTCACTGCTGTGGCTGGCCGTCGGCACCTTCGTCGCCAGCTGCTTCCTCAGCATCATGTACGGCCCTCAGGCCGCCCTGTTCGCCGAGCTGTTCACGCCCGAGATGCGCTACACCGGCGCCTCGCTCGGCTACCAGATCGCGGCCGTGGGCGGCGGCGGACTCGCCCCGTTCGTCATGGTGCTGCTCCTGGAGGCGACCGGCACGTCGATGGCGGTGTCCGGCTACATCATCGGCCTCGCCGTGATCGCGCTGCTGTCCATCAAGGTGCTTGCCGACAGGGCCCGTTCACGCTGA
- a CDS encoding aldehyde dehydrogenase family protein, which translates to MKARDGMYIDGAWRPAAGQDVIEVVNPADEQIIGRVPAGTAEDVDRAVRAARAALPAWSATPPAERSARLAALRDALAARKDEIAETVTAELGSPLPFSQSVHAGLPIAVAGSYAELAATYAFEEKVGNSTVYQEPVGVVGAITPWNYPLHQIVAKVAPALAAGCTVVLKPAEDTPLVAQLFAEAVHEAGVPAGVFNLVTGIGPVAGQALAEHPGVDLVSFTGSTAVGRRIAATAGAAVKKVALELGGKSANVILPSADLARAVNVGVANVMSNSGQTCSAWTRMLVHSSQYTAAVELAVAAAAKYGERVGPLVNARQRDRVRGYIEKGVAEGARLVAGGVESPRERGYFVSPTVFADVTPEMTIAQEEIFGPVLSILRYEDEADALRIANGTVYGLAGAVWAGDEAEAVAFARRMETGQVDINGGRFNPLAPFGGYKQSGVGRELGAHGLTEYLQTKSLQF; encoded by the coding sequence ATGAAGGCCCGGGACGGGATGTACATCGACGGCGCCTGGCGCCCCGCCGCAGGTCAGGACGTGATCGAGGTGGTGAACCCGGCCGACGAGCAGATCATCGGCCGGGTCCCCGCGGGCACCGCCGAGGACGTGGACCGGGCCGTGCGGGCCGCCCGCGCCGCCCTTCCGGCCTGGTCCGCCACACCGCCCGCCGAGCGGTCCGCGCGCCTGGCCGCCCTGCGCGACGCGCTGGCAGCCCGCAAGGACGAGATCGCCGAGACGGTCACCGCCGAGCTGGGCTCACCGCTGCCCTTCTCGCAGTCGGTGCACGCGGGCCTGCCGATCGCGGTCGCGGGCTCGTACGCCGAGCTGGCCGCGACCTACGCGTTCGAGGAGAAGGTCGGCAACTCGACCGTCTACCAGGAGCCGGTCGGCGTGGTCGGCGCGATCACGCCGTGGAACTACCCCCTGCACCAGATCGTCGCCAAGGTCGCCCCGGCCCTCGCCGCGGGCTGCACGGTCGTACTGAAGCCCGCCGAGGACACCCCGCTGGTCGCGCAGCTCTTCGCGGAGGCGGTGCACGAGGCGGGCGTCCCGGCCGGTGTCTTCAACCTGGTCACCGGCATCGGCCCGGTGGCCGGGCAGGCGCTCGCCGAGCACCCGGGCGTCGACCTGGTCTCCTTCACCGGCTCCACCGCGGTCGGCAGGCGGATCGCCGCCACGGCCGGGGCCGCGGTGAAGAAGGTCGCCCTCGAACTGGGCGGCAAGTCCGCCAACGTCATCCTGCCGAGCGCCGACCTCGCCAGGGCGGTCAACGTCGGCGTGGCCAACGTGATGTCCAACTCCGGGCAGACCTGCAGCGCGTGGACCCGGATGCTCGTGCACTCCTCGCAGTACACCGCCGCCGTCGAGCTGGCCGTCGCCGCGGCCGCCAAGTACGGCGAGCGCGTCGGGCCCCTGGTGAACGCCCGGCAGCGCGACCGGGTGCGCGGCTACATCGAGAAGGGTGTGGCCGAGGGCGCCCGCCTGGTCGCGGGCGGCGTCGAGTCCCCGCGTGAGCGTGGCTACTTCGTCAGCCCGACCGTCTTCGCGGACGTCACCCCGGAGATGACCATCGCCCAGGAGGAGATCTTCGGGCCGGTCCTGTCGATCCTGCGGTACGAGGACGAGGCGGACGCCCTGCGGATCGCGAACGGCACGGTGTACGGGCTCGCCGGCGCGGTCTGGGCGGGCGACGAGGCCGAGGCGGTGGCCTTCGCACGCCGGATGGAGACGGGCCAGGTCGACATCAACGGCGGCCGCTTCAACCCGCTCGCGCCCTTCGGCGGATACAAGCAGTCGGGCGTGGGCCGGGAACTCGGCGCACACGGCCTGACCGAGTACCTCCAGACCAAGTCCCTCCAGTTCTAA
- a CDS encoding CitMHS family transporter produces MLTILGFAMIATFLVLIMMKKMSPIAALVLIPALFCVIVGKGAHLGDYVIDGVSSLAPTAAMLMFAIVYFGVMIDVGLFDPIVRGILKFCKADPMRIVVGTALLAAIVSLDGDGSTTFMITVSAMYPLYKRLKMSLVVMTGVAATANGVMNTLPWGGPTARAATALKLDASDIFVPMIPALAVGLVFVIVLAYFLGLRERRRLGVLTLDEVLEEESVEEKQTVLVGNGSDGATGKVRLDKGNGSTATGGSGTDAEVPEEDDDFQGLDPDRATLRPKLLWFNVLLTVGLLTAMIMEVLPIPVLFLIGAALALTVNFPKIPDQKARLAAHADNVLNVSGMVFAAAVFTGVLQGTGMVDSMAKWLVDIIPGSMGPHMALVTGVLSLPLTYFMSNDGFYFGVLPVLAEAGAAHGVTPLEMARASLVGQPLHMSSPLVPAVYVLVGMAKVEFGDHTRFVVKWAAMTSLVILGAGILFGII; encoded by the coding sequence ATGCTGACCATCCTCGGCTTCGCCATGATCGCGACCTTCCTGGTCCTGATCATGATGAAGAAGATGTCGCCGATAGCGGCGCTCGTGCTCATCCCCGCGCTGTTCTGTGTCATCGTCGGCAAGGGCGCGCACCTCGGCGACTACGTCATCGACGGAGTCTCCAGCCTCGCCCCCACCGCGGCGATGCTGATGTTCGCGATCGTCTACTTCGGTGTGATGATCGACGTCGGTCTGTTCGATCCGATCGTCCGGGGCATCCTGAAGTTCTGCAAGGCCGACCCGATGCGGATCGTCGTCGGTACGGCCCTGCTCGCGGCGATCGTCTCGCTGGACGGCGACGGCTCGACCACGTTCATGATCACGGTCTCGGCGATGTACCCGCTGTACAAGCGGCTGAAGATGAGCCTGGTCGTGATGACCGGTGTCGCCGCGACCGCCAACGGCGTGATGAACACCCTGCCCTGGGGCGGTCCGACCGCCCGCGCCGCGACCGCCCTGAAGCTGGACGCCAGCGACATCTTCGTCCCGATGATCCCGGCCCTCGCCGTCGGCCTGGTCTTCGTCATCGTCCTGGCGTACTTCCTCGGTCTGCGCGAGCGCCGCCGGCTCGGTGTGCTGACGCTGGACGAGGTGCTGGAGGAGGAGTCGGTCGAGGAGAAGCAGACGGTCCTCGTGGGCAACGGCTCCGACGGCGCCACGGGCAAGGTCCGCCTCGACAAGGGCAACGGCTCCACCGCCACCGGAGGCTCCGGCACCGACGCGGAAGTCCCCGAGGAGGACGACGACTTCCAGGGCCTCGACCCCGACCGCGCCACCCTGCGGCCCAAGCTGCTCTGGTTCAACGTGCTGCTCACGGTCGGCCTGCTCACCGCGATGATCATGGAGGTGCTGCCGATCCCGGTGCTGTTCCTGATCGGCGCCGCCCTCGCGCTCACCGTCAACTTCCCGAAGATCCCGGACCAGAAGGCCCGCCTCGCCGCGCACGCCGACAACGTCCTCAACGTCTCCGGCATGGTCTTCGCCGCCGCCGTCTTCACCGGCGTCCTGCAGGGCACCGGCATGGTCGACAGCATGGCCAAGTGGCTGGTGGACATCATCCCCGGCAGCATGGGCCCGCACATGGCCCTGGTCACGGGTGTGCTGAGCCTCCCGCTCACCTACTTCATGTCCAACGACGGCTTCTACTTCGGTGTCCTGCCGGTCCTCGCCGAGGCCGGCGCGGCGCACGGCGTCACGCCGCTGGAGATGGCCCGCGCCTCGCTGGTCGGCCAGCCGCTGCACATGTCGAGCCCGCTGGTCCCGGCCGTGTACGTGCTGGTCGGCATGGCGAAGGTCGAGTTCGGCGACCACACGCGGTTCGTGGTGAAGTGGGCGGCCATGACGAGCCTGGTGATTCTCGGCGCCGGAATCCTGTTCGGCATCATCTGA
- a CDS encoding molybdopterin oxidoreductase family protein produces MSRTALRICPLCEATCGLTLTIEGTRVTGARGDRDDVFSQGFICPKGASFGAVDGDPDRLRGPLVREDGELREASWEEAFDVVAAGIRPVVERYGANSVGVVLGNPNVHTMAGALYPPVLLGALGTRSVFTASTVDQMPKHVSSGLLYGDANAIPVPDLDRTDHLLLIGANPLESNGSLCTAPDFPGKLKALKARGGTLTVIDPRRTRTAKLADRHIAIRPGTDALLLAAMAQVLFDEDLVALGDLAPHVEGLAELREAVRDFTPEAVADACDVEPAVTRALARELAAAPTAAVYGRIGSCTVPHGTLASWLVDVVNILTGNLDRPGGALFPQAATDKTPRPAGPGRGFALGRWQSRVSKHPEAKGEVPLSALAEEIDTATEEGEPIRALIAIAANPVLSAPDGDRLDKALDSLDFMVSVDPYLNETSRHAHVVLPPPPPSQSAHHDFAFNTLAVRNQVRYTRPAVPLEPGRMAETEILARLVLAASGMHGADPGAVDAMVIDQTLGKAVEEAHSPVRGRDPKQLAAQLTGDNGPERRLDMMLRLGPYGDGFGVRPDGLTLEKLLAHPHGVDLGPLRPRLPQPLKTASGKVELLPRPIADDLPRLRQAMAERADGLVLVGRRHLRSNNSWMHNVPALTGGTNRCTLHIHPEDAERLGVRSAAPVRIKGAGGEVTAPAEITDAVRPGVVSLPHGWGHDRPGTRLTHAATDPGVNVNQLLDGSLLDPLSGNAVLNGVPVEVAPVTEKLTALTSAKL; encoded by the coding sequence GTGTCCCGCACCGCCCTGCGAATCTGCCCCCTGTGCGAGGCCACCTGCGGGCTCACGCTCACCATCGAGGGGACCCGGGTCACCGGGGCCCGCGGTGACCGCGACGACGTGTTCAGCCAGGGGTTCATCTGCCCCAAGGGCGCCTCCTTCGGAGCCGTCGACGGCGACCCGGACCGGCTGCGCGGACCGCTCGTGCGCGAGGACGGGGAGTTGCGGGAGGCCAGTTGGGAGGAGGCGTTCGACGTCGTGGCGGCCGGGATCCGGCCGGTCGTCGAGCGGTACGGGGCGAACTCCGTCGGCGTCGTCCTCGGCAACCCCAACGTGCACACCATGGCCGGCGCGCTCTATCCGCCCGTCCTGCTCGGCGCCCTCGGCACCAGGAGCGTGTTCACCGCGTCCACGGTCGACCAGATGCCCAAGCACGTCTCCAGCGGGCTGCTGTACGGCGACGCCAACGCCATCCCCGTGCCGGACCTCGACCGCACCGACCATCTGCTGCTCATCGGCGCCAACCCGCTGGAGTCCAACGGCAGCCTGTGCACCGCGCCCGACTTCCCCGGCAAGCTGAAGGCCCTCAAGGCGCGCGGCGGCACACTCACCGTGATCGACCCGCGCCGCACCCGCACCGCCAAGCTCGCCGACCGCCACATCGCCATCCGGCCCGGCACGGACGCCCTGCTGCTCGCGGCGATGGCACAGGTGCTCTTCGACGAGGACCTGGTCGCGCTCGGCGACCTCGCGCCGCACGTCGAAGGACTGGCCGAACTCCGGGAAGCGGTACGGGACTTCACTCCCGAAGCCGTCGCCGACGCCTGTGACGTCGAACCCGCCGTGACGCGCGCCCTGGCCCGGGAACTGGCCGCCGCCCCCACCGCCGCCGTCTACGGCCGCATCGGCAGCTGCACGGTCCCGCACGGCACGCTCGCCAGCTGGCTCGTCGACGTCGTCAACATCCTCACCGGCAACCTCGACCGGCCGGGCGGTGCCCTCTTCCCGCAGGCCGCCACCGACAAGACACCCCGCCCGGCCGGACCCGGCCGCGGCTTCGCGCTCGGGCGCTGGCAGTCCCGGGTGAGCAAGCACCCCGAGGCGAAGGGCGAGGTGCCGCTCTCCGCGCTCGCCGAGGAGATCGACACCGCCACCGAGGAGGGCGAGCCGATCCGGGCGCTGATCGCCATCGCCGCCAACCCGGTGCTGTCCGCGCCCGACGGGGACCGGCTCGACAAGGCCCTCGACTCGCTCGACTTCATGGTCAGCGTCGACCCCTACCTCAACGAGACCTCCCGCCACGCCCACGTCGTGCTGCCGCCGCCCCCGCCGTCCCAGAGCGCCCACCACGACTTCGCCTTCAACACCCTCGCCGTGCGCAACCAGGTCCGCTACACCCGCCCCGCCGTCCCGCTGGAGCCGGGCCGGATGGCCGAGACCGAGATCCTCGCCCGGCTGGTCCTGGCCGCCTCCGGCATGCACGGAGCCGACCCCGGAGCCGTTGACGCGATGGTCATCGACCAGACCCTCGGCAAGGCGGTCGAGGAGGCCCACTCACCGGTGCGCGGCCGGGACCCGAAGCAGCTCGCGGCCCAGCTCACCGGCGACAACGGCCCCGAGCGGCGGCTCGACATGATGCTGCGCCTCGGCCCCTACGGCGACGGTTTCGGCGTACGACCGGACGGGCTGACCCTGGAGAAGCTGCTCGCCCATCCGCACGGCGTGGACCTCGGCCCTCTCCGGCCCCGCCTGCCGCAGCCGCTGAAGACGGCGAGCGGGAAGGTCGAGCTGCTGCCGCGCCCCATCGCCGACGATCTGCCGCGGCTGCGGCAGGCCATGGCGGAGCGCGCCGACGGCCTCGTCCTCGTCGGCCGCCGCCATCTGCGGTCCAACAACAGCTGGATGCACAACGTCCCCGCCCTGACCGGCGGCACCAACCGCTGCACCCTGCACATCCACCCCGAGGACGCCGAACGGCTCGGCGTGCGCAGCGCGGCGCCGGTGCGGATCAAGGGAGCCGGGGGAGAGGTGACCGCCCCCGCCGAGATCACCGACGCCGTCCGTCCCGGCGTGGTCAGCCTGCCGCACGGCTGGGGGCACGACCGTCCCGGCACCCGGCTCACACACGCCGCCACCGACCCCGGCGTCAACGTCAACCAGCTCCTCGACGGCAGCCTCCTCGACCCGCTCTCCGGCAACGCGGTCCTCAACGGAGTGCCGGTGGAGGTGGCCCCGGTGACCGAAAAGCTCACCGCGCTGACCTCCGCAAAGCTGTGA
- a CDS encoding DMT family transporter gives MMSSSRPTGLLAAGAATVTVVLWASAFVSIRSAGAAYSPGALALGRLLAGTLVLGLFLLVRREGWPPRSAWRGIAISGVLWFGFYMVALNWGEQQVDAGTAALVVNVGPILVALLGARLLGDPMPPRLLAGMAVSFAGAVTVGLSMAGEGGSSVFGVVLCLLAAVGYASGVVAQKPALGQASVLQVTTFGCLVGAVCCLPFSWQLVTQAAEAPLSATLNMVYLGVFPTALAFTTWAYALSRTTASRMGATTYAVPALVVLMSWLALGETPGLVTLAGGALCLAGVAVSRSRPRRSRVVAAAPRPESARESA, from the coding sequence ATGATGAGCTCTTCGCGCCCCACCGGGTTGCTGGCCGCCGGTGCCGCCACGGTCACCGTGGTGCTGTGGGCCTCCGCCTTCGTCTCGATCCGCAGCGCGGGTGCCGCGTACTCGCCGGGCGCCCTGGCGCTCGGGCGGCTGCTCGCGGGCACCCTGGTGCTGGGGCTGTTCCTCCTCGTCCGACGGGAGGGGTGGCCGCCTCGGTCGGCCTGGCGCGGGATCGCGATATCGGGCGTGCTGTGGTTCGGCTTCTACATGGTCGCCCTCAACTGGGGCGAACAGCAGGTCGACGCCGGTACGGCGGCCCTGGTCGTGAACGTCGGCCCGATCCTCGTCGCGCTGCTCGGCGCCCGGCTGCTCGGCGATCCGATGCCGCCGCGGCTGCTGGCGGGGATGGCGGTGTCGTTCGCCGGCGCGGTGACGGTGGGACTGTCGATGGCGGGCGAGGGCGGCTCGTCGGTGTTCGGAGTGGTGCTGTGCCTGCTGGCCGCGGTGGGGTACGCGAGCGGCGTGGTGGCGCAGAAACCGGCCCTCGGGCAGGCGAGCGTGCTACAGGTGACGACGTTCGGATGCCTGGTCGGGGCGGTGTGCTGTCTGCCGTTCTCGTGGCAACTGGTGACCCAGGCGGCCGAGGCGCCGCTGTCGGCCACCCTCAACATGGTGTACCTGGGCGTCTTCCCGACCGCGCTCGCCTTCACCACCTGGGCGTACGCCCTGTCCCGTACGACCGCCAGCCGCATGGGCGCGACGACGTACGCCGTTCCCGCCCTGGTCGTGCTGATGTCGTGGCTGGCGCTGGGCGAGACGCCCGGGCTGGTCACGCTGGCGGGCGGGGCGCTGTGCCTGGCCGGGGTGGCGGTGTCGCGGTCCCGGCCGCGGAGGTCTCGGGTCGTGGCGGCGGCACCACGACCCGAGAGTGCCCGCGAGTCAGCGTGA
- a CDS encoding MFS transporter: protein MGPGGNRGWLLRLVIAFSFAQGAVSMARPAVSYRALALGADERAVGVIAAVYALLPLFVAVPLGRRTDHGRCAPLLPVGVVLISGGCALSGLADSLWAMAACSGVMGLGHLSFVIGAQSLVARQSAPHEQDRNFGHFTIGASLGQLVGPIAAGALIGGHDMASSSALALLVAGAGAAVAFTSLWRIEDRRTTPKSAAARGDRVPVHRILRSRGVPAGILISLSVLSATDVLTAYLPVVGEHRGIAPSVIGLLLSLRAAATIACRLVLTPLLKLGRTLLLTLSCLLAALLCAGIALPLPVWALALVLAALGFCLGVGQPLSMTTVVQAAPEGARSTALALRLTGNRLGQVAAPATAGLIAGVAGVAAPFVMLGGLLLASAGVALRSPTRRSEDTPSTDRRPPSRPAARGRGRNST from the coding sequence ATGGGGCCCGGTGGGAACCGCGGCTGGCTGCTCCGCCTCGTCATCGCCTTCAGCTTCGCGCAGGGGGCGGTGTCGATGGCCCGGCCCGCCGTCTCCTACCGGGCCCTCGCGCTGGGCGCGGACGAACGGGCGGTCGGTGTGATCGCGGCCGTGTACGCCCTGCTCCCGCTGTTCGTCGCCGTCCCGCTGGGCCGCCGTACCGACCACGGCCGCTGCGCGCCCCTGCTGCCCGTCGGAGTGGTCCTCATCTCCGGCGGCTGCGCGCTCAGCGGCCTCGCCGACTCCCTCTGGGCGATGGCTGCCTGCAGCGGTGTGATGGGCCTCGGCCACCTCAGCTTCGTCATCGGCGCGCAGTCCCTCGTCGCCCGCCAGTCCGCGCCGCACGAACAGGACCGCAACTTCGGCCACTTCACCATCGGCGCCTCCCTCGGCCAGTTGGTCGGCCCGATCGCGGCCGGTGCGCTGATCGGCGGGCACGACATGGCGAGCAGCAGCGCGCTCGCCCTGCTCGTCGCGGGCGCGGGCGCCGCGGTGGCGTTCACGTCGCTGTGGCGCATAGAGGATCGTCGTACGACGCCCAAGTCCGCGGCAGCGCGGGGCGACCGCGTCCCCGTCCACCGCATCCTGCGTTCCCGGGGCGTGCCCGCGGGCATCCTCATCAGCCTCTCCGTGCTGTCCGCGACCGACGTGCTCACCGCCTACCTGCCGGTGGTCGGCGAGCACCGGGGTATCGCGCCCTCGGTGATCGGCCTGCTGCTCAGCCTGCGCGCGGCGGCCACCATCGCCTGCCGCCTGGTGCTGACCCCGCTGCTGAAGCTGGGCCGCACCCTGCTGCTCACCCTGAGCTGTCTGCTGGCGGCGCTGCTGTGCGCCGGCATCGCGCTGCCGCTGCCGGTGTGGGCGCTGGCTCTGGTCCTCGCGGCGCTCGGCTTCTGCCTCGGCGTCGGTCAGCCCCTCTCGATGACGACGGTCGTCCAGGCCGCCCCGGAGGGCGCCCGCTCCACCGCCCTCGCCCTCCGCCTGACCGGCAACCGCCTGGGCCAGGTCGCGGCCCCCGCCACGGCCGGCCTGATCGCCGGCGTGGCCGGAGTGGCGGCCCCGTTCGTGATGCTCGGCGGGCTGTTGCTGGCGTCGGCGGGGGTCGCGCTGCGCTCACCGACGCGAAGGTCCGAGGACACGCCGTCCACCGACCGACGCCCTCCATCCCGCCCGGCCGCGCGCGGGCGGGGCAGGAACAGCACCTGA
- a CDS encoding TetR/AcrR family transcriptional regulator, whose amino-acid sequence MKPVPDPTTLRRAPVQRRSAERLTRILDACADLLDEVGYDALSTRAVAQRAGVPIGSVYRFFGNKRQMADALAQRNLERYAERVTERLKGARRGDWRAAMDAVLDEYLAMKRTAPGFSLVDFGNQIPVGTRQAEPNHRVADRLTALLADYLTREPDTELRRAFLIAVETADALVQLAFRVDPEGDEAIIAEMREMLRAYLGRVLD is encoded by the coding sequence ATGAAGCCCGTGCCCGATCCGACCACCCTCCGCCGTGCGCCCGTCCAGCGGCGCAGTGCCGAACGCCTCACCCGCATCCTCGATGCCTGCGCCGACCTCCTCGACGAGGTCGGCTACGACGCCCTGAGCACCCGCGCGGTGGCCCAGCGCGCCGGTGTGCCCATCGGCTCCGTCTACCGCTTCTTCGGCAACAAGCGGCAGATGGCCGACGCGCTCGCCCAGCGCAACCTGGAGCGCTACGCCGAGCGCGTCACCGAACGCCTGAAGGGCGCGCGGCGCGGCGACTGGCGGGCCGCCATGGACGCCGTGCTCGACGAGTACCTCGCCATGAAGCGCACCGCGCCCGGCTTCTCCCTCGTCGACTTCGGCAACCAGATCCCCGTCGGCACCCGCCAGGCCGAACCCAACCACCGGGTCGCCGACCGGCTCACCGCCCTCCTCGCGGACTACCTCACCCGCGAACCCGACACCGAACTGCGCCGCGCCTTCCTGATCGCCGTGGAGACCGCGGACGCGCTGGTGCAGCTGGCGTTCCGGGTGGATCCGGAGGGGGACGAGGCGATCATCGCGGAGATGCGGGAGATGCTGCGGGCCTATTTGGGGCGGGTGCTGGACTGA